In Dyadobacter sp. CECT 9275, the following proteins share a genomic window:
- a CDS encoding KUP/HAK/KT family potassium transporter codes for MSSKHTEKASAAGLLVALGIIFGDIGTSPLYAMQAIIGNEPIALDVVYGAVSCIFWTLTLQTTVKYVILILRADNNGEGGILALYALVRRNAKWLTVPAIIGASTLLADGIITPPISVSSAIEGLRILYPHIQTIPIVIGILTLLFIIQVFGTTIVGRAFGPVMLVWFLMLLVLGLSQAIYHPEIFRAFNPYYAYQLLAHHPGGFWLLGSVFLCTTGAEALYSDLGHCGRGNIRISWIYVKTCLVINYFGQGAWLAMHTGELLNGRKPFYEIMPDWWLLPGICIATMATIIASQALISGSFTLVSEAIRLNVWPKVRLVYPSIEKGQLYVPSVNWLLWAGCVGVVLYFKESSHMEAAYGLAITLTMVMTTLLFSYYLFVQKIGKIWVAVFITVYLAIEGSFLAANLLKFSHGGWVSLLLASIIGALMAIWLRANLIKMRLTEFEELDKHIPSLKELSNDISVPKYATHLVFMSNAAEDNQIESKIIYSIFQKRPKRADIYWFVHVETTDDPYTMDYHVNVRAVDDVIKINFILGFRVEQRINMFLRKVVEDLVMNNEVDITSRYESLNRQNITGDFRFVVLERYLSVDNDLPWHEEFVMKFYFAIKSITNTEVQWFGLDNSSVKVEKVPLVLNTSKKIRMRRVYMSN; via the coding sequence ATGAGTTCAAAACACACTGAAAAAGCATCGGCTGCCGGTCTTTTGGTAGCCTTGGGGATTATCTTTGGCGATATCGGAACATCGCCCTTGTATGCCATGCAGGCCATTATAGGTAATGAGCCCATAGCCCTCGACGTCGTTTATGGGGCGGTATCCTGTATTTTCTGGACGCTTACCCTCCAGACCACCGTCAAGTATGTAATACTGATATTACGGGCAGACAATAACGGTGAAGGGGGGATCCTGGCATTATACGCCTTGGTACGGCGAAATGCAAAGTGGCTTACTGTTCCGGCTATTATCGGGGCCAGTACGCTTCTGGCCGACGGCATCATTACGCCACCTATTTCGGTATCTTCTGCCATCGAAGGGTTGCGAATCCTGTATCCGCACATCCAGACCATCCCGATCGTAATCGGTATTCTTACGCTGTTGTTTATTATACAGGTATTTGGTACCACTATCGTGGGGCGTGCGTTCGGTCCGGTGATGCTGGTTTGGTTTTTAATGCTGCTGGTACTGGGGTTATCGCAGGCGATCTACCACCCGGAAATCTTCAGGGCGTTCAATCCGTATTATGCATATCAGCTGCTGGCTCATCATCCCGGGGGCTTCTGGTTACTCGGGTCCGTCTTTCTGTGTACCACCGGGGCCGAGGCGCTATATTCCGATCTGGGACATTGTGGCAGAGGAAATATCCGGATCAGCTGGATATATGTGAAGACCTGCCTGGTGATCAATTACTTTGGACAGGGTGCCTGGCTTGCCATGCATACCGGTGAACTTTTGAACGGGCGAAAACCATTTTATGAGATCATGCCTGACTGGTGGCTTCTTCCGGGAATCTGTATCGCAACGATGGCTACAATCATTGCCAGCCAGGCATTGATCAGCGGCTCGTTTACCCTGGTGTCCGAAGCGATCCGGCTGAATGTTTGGCCGAAGGTACGCCTTGTGTATCCAAGCATTGAAAAAGGGCAGCTGTATGTACCCAGCGTCAACTGGCTTTTATGGGCAGGATGTGTGGGCGTTGTGCTTTACTTCAAGGAATCATCACACATGGAGGCGGCCTATGGTCTTGCCATTACGCTGACCATGGTCATGACAACGCTGCTGTTTTCCTATTATCTGTTTGTTCAAAAGATCGGTAAAATATGGGTGGCGGTTTTCATTACGGTATATCTGGCTATTGAGGGTTCATTTCTGGCGGCTAATCTTCTGAAGTTTTCTCATGGCGGATGGGTGTCTTTGTTACTGGCAAGTATTATCGGGGCTTTGATGGCTATCTGGTTAAGGGCCAATTTGATTAAAATGAGACTGACGGAATTTGAGGAACTCGACAAACATATTCCTTCGCTCAAAGAGCTCAGTAATGACATTAGTGTTCCCAAATATGCCACGCACCTGGTTTTTATGTCCAATGCGGCCGAAGACAACCAGATTGAAAGCAAGATCATTTATTCCATTTTCCAAAAGCGGCCCAAACGTGCAGATATTTACTGGTTTGTTCACGTGGAAACGACCGATGACCCCTATACCATGGATTACCATGTGAATGTAAGGGCTGTGGATGACGTTATTAAAATCAATTTTATCCTGGGTTTTCGTGTTGAGCAGCGCATCAATATGTTCCTGAGGAAAGTGGTGGAAGACCTTGTGATGAACAATGAGGTAGATATTACCAGTCGCTATGAGTCGCTCAACCGGCAGAATATCACCGGCGATTTCCGCTTCGTTGTGCTGGAACGTTACCTCTCGGTTGACAACGACCTGCCCTGGCATGAAGAATTTGTCATGAAATTTTATTTCGCTATAAAAAGCATCACCAACACCGAGGTCCAGTGGTTTGGGCTGGACAATAGTTCTGTGAAGGTTGAGAAGGTACCTCTTGTGCTGAACACCAGTAAGAAGATCAGGATGAGAAGGGTTTATATGTCGAACTGA
- a CDS encoding 2TM domain-containing protein produces the protein MTNLTNWDAAAKEKASKGFKIHLLAFVLVTPAIWLVWYLTDTSYPWPLWSTPAWGVGLLFHYLGVYVFSKRVS, from the coding sequence ATGACGAATTTAACAAACTGGGATGCTGCTGCAAAAGAGAAAGCAAGCAAAGGCTTTAAGATCCATCTGCTTGCTTTTGTTCTTGTTACACCTGCGATCTGGCTTGTCTGGTATCTTACCGACACGTCCTATCCATGGCCCCTGTGGTCCACTCCGGCATGGGGAGTAGGTCTGTTGTTCCATTACCTGGGCGTTTATGTATTCAGCAAGCGGGTGAGTTAG
- a CDS encoding K(+)-transporting ATPase subunit C, whose product MKTNIFPAIKLTVLTLILFSGVYTAVIWGVAQLAPNGGKGEVLTVNGRKYYTNIGQTFTEDKYFYSRPSAVGYNAAGSGGSNKGPSNPDYLAAVQARIDTFRVHNPEIERKDIPVELVTASGSGLDPDISPKAALVQVKRIASIRKISEQTLRQLVAENTQGPLLGMLGPEKVNVLKLNIALDGLK is encoded by the coding sequence ATGAAAACAAACATATTTCCCGCAATTAAATTAACCGTGCTGACCCTGATCCTTTTTTCAGGAGTGTATACGGCCGTGATCTGGGGTGTGGCTCAACTGGCACCCAATGGAGGAAAGGGCGAAGTGCTAACCGTAAATGGCAGAAAGTATTATACCAACATCGGGCAGACCTTTACGGAGGACAAGTACTTCTACTCGCGCCCATCTGCCGTAGGTTACAATGCGGCCGGTAGCGGTGGCAGCAACAAGGGACCTTCAAATCCTGACTATCTGGCCGCTGTGCAGGCCCGTATTGATACCTTTCGGGTTCACAATCCGGAAATTGAAAGAAAGGATATTCCCGTTGAACTGGTGACCGCAAGTGGAAGCGGACTGGACCCGGATATTAGCCCGAAAGCCGCATTGGTGCAGGTTAAAAGGATTGCTTCGATCCGGAAAATTTCTGAGCAGACCTTACGTCAGTTGGTGGCTGAGAATACCCAGGGGCCTTTGCTAGGGATGTTGGGGCCGGAGAAAGTCAATGTTCTGAAATTGAATATCGCACTTGACGGGCTGAAATAA
- a CDS encoding sensor protein KdpD: MTEKENHVKHFLDLIQQSRKGKFKVYIGMSAGVGKTYRMLQEAHTLMRNGIDVKIGYIETHHRKETHELLEGLPVIPRRKLFYKGKELEELDIQAVISLRPEIVIIDELAHTNIEGSKNDKRWQDVMEILDAGINVISAVNIQHIESLNEEIKDITGIEVKERIPDSVLAAADEVVNIDLTADELITRLKEGKIYAAEKIPTALGNFFTANNILQLRELALKEVASQVVRKVETQISSRGLTALKSNRFMACISSNAETARNVIRKTARLASYYNSPWILLYVQTPKENTNKIALDKQRHLINNFKLATELGGEIIRVESPHVSRVIMETAEQKHITTICIGKPHMNLFRVILATNIFNQLLKKLSVSEIDLVILS, encoded by the coding sequence ATGACTGAAAAGGAAAACCACGTAAAGCATTTCCTGGATTTGATCCAGCAGTCCCGCAAAGGTAAGTTTAAAGTCTACATCGGCATGAGCGCCGGTGTAGGCAAAACCTACCGTATGTTGCAGGAAGCGCATACATTAATGCGAAATGGTATAGACGTCAAGATTGGTTACATTGAGACACATCACCGAAAGGAAACGCACGAGCTCCTGGAAGGGCTTCCGGTGATACCCAGACGGAAACTTTTTTATAAAGGAAAGGAGTTGGAAGAGCTTGATATTCAAGCTGTAATAAGTTTGCGGCCTGAAATTGTAATTATTGACGAACTGGCACATACCAATATTGAAGGAAGCAAGAACGACAAACGCTGGCAGGATGTGATGGAAATTCTGGATGCAGGTATCAACGTCATCAGTGCGGTCAATATCCAGCATATCGAAAGCCTGAATGAGGAGATCAAAGATATCACGGGTATTGAAGTTAAGGAACGGATTCCAGACAGCGTGCTGGCGGCAGCCGACGAGGTGGTTAACATTGACCTTACCGCTGATGAACTTATCACACGTTTGAAGGAAGGTAAAATATATGCGGCTGAAAAGATCCCAACGGCCCTGGGGAATTTTTTTACAGCTAATAATATTCTCCAGCTTCGTGAATTAGCTTTGAAAGAGGTGGCCAGCCAGGTTGTACGCAAGGTAGAAACCCAGATTTCATCACGGGGCCTTACGGCATTAAAGTCAAACCGTTTTATGGCCTGTATCAGCAGCAACGCCGAAACCGCCAGGAACGTAATCAGAAAGACGGCCCGGCTGGCAAGCTATTACAACAGCCCATGGATTTTACTGTATGTACAGACACCCAAGGAAAATACGAACAAGATAGCCCTGGACAAGCAGCGGCATTTGATCAATAATTTTAAACTGGCCACTGAGCTCGGCGGGGAAATCATCCGGGTGGAGAGCCCCCATGTTTCCCGGGTAATCATGGAAACGGCCGAGCAGAAGCATATCACCACCATCTGTATTGGCAAGCCGCATATGAATCTTTTCAGGGTCATTCTGGCCACCAATATTTTTAACCAGCTTCTTAAAAAACTCTCTGTTTCTGAAATTGACTTAGTCATCCTATCCTGA
- a CDS encoding sigma-54 interaction domain-containing protein yields MDCLEIFLDMIGTAGPMEQVRRLMSQVAGTESTVLLLGETGTGKGLVAKSIHQSSLRKNEVMITVDCAALPPDLIESELFGHEKGSFTGALERRIGKWELADKGTLFLDEIGEMPYATQAKILRAIQEREIERIGGNSTIKTDVRIISATSKDLAGEVRKGRFRSDLFFRLNVFPIVLPPLRERRQDIHELVSYFLKKYSEKSGRKVSRISSKVQKKLLSYHWPGNVRELENLIERSVLLTTQSVIDEVFLPVGYQKEGLKRNIGKVKTINEVVREHILMVLTLCEGKIAGDGGAAEVLKIPPTTLHAMIKRLVIKKVYER; encoded by the coding sequence ATGGACTGCTTGGAAATCTTTCTGGATATGATTGGCACAGCTGGCCCGATGGAGCAGGTGCGCAGGCTGATGTCCCAGGTGGCAGGTACAGAAAGTACTGTTCTTCTGCTCGGAGAGACCGGAACAGGGAAGGGCCTCGTTGCGAAAAGTATTCACCAAAGTTCATTGAGGAAGAATGAGGTGATGATAACTGTGGACTGCGCTGCACTACCTCCTGACTTAATAGAAAGTGAGCTGTTTGGGCACGAAAAGGGAAGTTTTACCGGCGCATTGGAACGGAGGATCGGTAAATGGGAACTGGCTGACAAAGGGACATTATTTCTCGATGAAATCGGTGAAATGCCATATGCCACGCAAGCGAAGATACTCAGGGCTATTCAGGAAAGGGAGATCGAGCGGATCGGAGGAAATTCAACTATTAAAACGGATGTTCGAATCATTTCTGCCACCAGTAAGGATCTGGCCGGGGAGGTGAGGAAAGGGCGGTTCAGGAGTGATCTTTTTTTTAGGTTAAATGTATTTCCGATCGTTCTCCCTCCATTAAGGGAAAGAAGGCAGGATATTCATGAGCTGGTATCCTACTTTCTGAAAAAGTACAGTGAAAAAAGCGGGAGGAAGGTTTCGCGTATATCCTCGAAAGTTCAAAAAAAACTTTTATCCTACCATTGGCCTGGCAATGTGAGGGAGCTTGAAAATCTGATTGAGAGAAGTGTATTGCTTACTACCCAGTCTGTCATTGATGAGGTATTTTTGCCCGTCGGTTATCAAAAGGAAGGCCTCAAACGGAATATTGGTAAAGTGAAAACCATTAATGAAGTGGTCAGGGAGCATATCCTGATGGTATTAACGCTTTGTGAGGGAAAAATAGCCGGGGACGGCGGAGCAGCGGAGGTTTTAAAGATACCTCCTACTACTCTGCACGCGATGATCAAAAGGCTGGTAATCAAAAAGGTATATGAAAGATGA
- a CDS encoding porin, with the protein MKLLLFSAISLVTLRSVAAQDSSQVSSPVTISGYLEAYYNHDFNSPGNHTAPGFLYNFNRTNEVNLNLAFMKVNYATRHVRANIALAAGTYMNANYSAEPGVLKNVYEANVGVKLSGKSNVWLDAGIMPSHIGFESAIGKDNWTLSRSLLAENSPYFEAGLKLGYTTKDEKLYLSAMYLNGWQRIERVDGNSTPGFGTQVTYKPTGKVTLNYSTFIGNDKPDSVRQMRYFHNAYSIFQLTNRLGIIAGFDFGSEQKMKGSGRYNTWYTPVLIACLSLSDKVRIAARGEYYQDKNGVIIGTGTPHGFRTFGYSINFDYLIVQNVMWRMEARSLNSRDAIFTRDDIARKQNFFLTTSVALSF; encoded by the coding sequence ATGAAACTTTTATTATTCAGTGCAATCAGTTTAGTGACATTACGATCTGTGGCCGCGCAGGATTCATCTCAAGTAAGCAGCCCCGTTACCATCAGCGGTTATCTTGAGGCTTATTACAACCATGATTTTAACAGTCCGGGAAATCATACAGCCCCTGGATTTCTTTACAACTTCAATCGTACCAATGAAGTGAATCTGAACCTGGCTTTCATGAAAGTTAATTATGCCACACGGCATGTAAGGGCCAACATAGCACTGGCAGCAGGTACTTATATGAATGCCAATTACAGCGCCGAACCCGGCGTACTCAAAAATGTGTATGAAGCGAACGTCGGTGTGAAGCTCTCCGGAAAGAGCAACGTATGGCTGGATGCTGGCATTATGCCTTCTCACATTGGTTTCGAAAGTGCGATAGGAAAGGATAACTGGACGTTGAGCCGGAGCTTGTTGGCCGAAAACTCCCCCTACTTTGAGGCTGGTCTCAAGTTAGGCTACACCACAAAGGACGAAAAACTCTACTTGTCCGCTATGTACCTCAATGGCTGGCAGCGGATCGAGCGGGTAGACGGTAATTCGACGCCCGGCTTTGGTACACAGGTTACCTATAAACCAACGGGCAAGGTAACGTTAAATTACAGTACCTTCATTGGAAACGATAAGCCGGACAGCGTCAGGCAGATGCGTTATTTCCATAATGCTTACAGTATCTTTCAGCTTACAAACCGGCTGGGTATCATTGCGGGGTTCGACTTTGGATCGGAACAAAAAATGAAAGGAAGCGGTCGTTATAATACCTGGTATACACCGGTTTTAATAGCCTGTTTGAGTCTCTCGGATAAAGTCCGTATCGCGGCAAGAGGGGAATATTATCAGGATAAAAATGGCGTGATCATAGGCACCGGAACACCGCATGGTTTCAGGACGTTTGGATATTCTATAAATTTCGATTACTTAATAGTACAAAATGTGATGTGGCGCATGGAAGCCAGGTCTTTGAATAGCAGGGATGCCATCTTTACCCGAGACGATATAGCCCGTAAGCAGAATTTCTTTCTAACGACCTCGGTCGCACTTTCATTTTAA
- the kdpB gene encoding potassium-transporting ATPase subunit KdpB yields MKNQNASLFQKELVNEALKQSFIKLNPKVMFRNPVMFTVEIGTFIMLVVSLWVLTGENSQGSFAYNFVVFLILLLTLLFANFAEGIAEARGKAQADSLRKTREETPAKLVIENKAGFSVATQRVMSASMKKGDVFICEAGDNIPTDGEIIEGLATIDESAITGESAPVIREAGGDKSSVTGGTKVLSDKIKVMVTTAPGESFLDKMIALVEGASRQKTPNEIALTILLAGFTLVFIIVCVTLKPFADFANTPITIAAFISLFVCLIPTTIGGLLSAIGIAGMDRALRANVITKSGKAVETAGDIDVLLLDKTGTITIGNRKATHFHAAQGVTDNHFVKCAVLSSIADETPEGKSILELANLNPASYGYLKNPTFIKFTAETRSSGIDFDQTRIRKGAFDSIKNLTVKAGNLFPADIEQKVKDISSNGGTPLVVSENEYVLGVIELQDIIKTGISERFERLRKMGVKTVMVTGDNPLTAKFIAEKAGVDDFIAEAKPEDKMNYIRREQESGKLVAMMGDGTNDAPALAQADVGVAMNSGTQAAKEAGNMVDLDNDPTKLIEIVEIGKQLLMTRGTLTTFSIANDVAKYFAIIPALFITSIPALKGLNIMNLNSPESAILSAVIFNAIIIPFLIPLALGGVTYKPIGASALLRRNLFIYGLGGVIVPFIGIKVIDLMVSIWI; encoded by the coding sequence ATGAAAAATCAAAATGCTTCCTTATTTCAAAAGGAACTGGTCAATGAGGCTTTAAAGCAGTCATTCATCAAATTGAATCCAAAGGTGATGTTCCGGAATCCTGTGATGTTCACAGTGGAAATCGGTACTTTTATTATGCTAGTCGTAAGCCTCTGGGTACTTACCGGAGAAAACTCACAGGGTAGTTTTGCCTATAACTTTGTTGTTTTTCTGATCCTGCTGCTGACACTGCTTTTCGCTAATTTTGCTGAAGGGATCGCGGAAGCAAGGGGAAAAGCGCAGGCCGACAGTCTGCGCAAAACCCGGGAGGAAACACCAGCAAAACTGGTTATCGAAAACAAGGCCGGGTTCAGCGTGGCCACCCAGCGTGTGATGTCCGCCTCCATGAAGAAAGGAGATGTGTTTATCTGTGAAGCAGGCGACAATATCCCTACTGACGGAGAGATTATCGAAGGACTTGCTACCATCGATGAGAGTGCGATCACCGGGGAATCTGCCCCCGTAATCCGGGAAGCAGGTGGTGACAAAAGCAGTGTAACGGGCGGTACCAAGGTACTTTCCGACAAGATAAAAGTGATGGTAACCACGGCACCCGGAGAAAGCTTTCTGGATAAAATGATTGCGCTGGTCGAGGGAGCGAGCCGTCAGAAAACACCGAATGAAATTGCATTGACGATCCTTCTGGCGGGTTTTACGCTCGTGTTTATCATTGTTTGCGTGACACTGAAACCTTTTGCAGATTTTGCCAATACGCCTATTACCATTGCCGCTTTTATTTCCCTTTTCGTTTGCCTGATTCCGACAACCATCGGCGGGCTTTTATCGGCTATCGGTATTGCTGGTATGGACAGGGCCTTACGTGCCAACGTGATTACCAAGTCGGGAAAAGCCGTGGAAACCGCTGGTGATATTGATGTGCTGCTATTGGATAAAACAGGTACCATCACCATTGGGAACAGGAAAGCAACACATTTCCATGCGGCCCAAGGGGTGACAGATAACCATTTTGTCAAATGTGCGGTGCTCAGCTCCATTGCTGACGAAACACCGGAAGGGAAGTCGATCCTCGAGCTGGCCAATCTGAACCCCGCAAGTTATGGTTACCTCAAGAATCCGACATTCATCAAATTCACGGCTGAAACACGTAGTTCAGGGATTGATTTTGACCAGACCAGAATTCGGAAAGGTGCTTTTGATTCGATTAAAAACCTGACTGTAAAGGCAGGTAACTTGTTCCCGGCAGACATTGAGCAGAAAGTGAAGGATATATCCAGTAATGGCGGTACCCCTCTGGTAGTATCGGAGAACGAGTATGTACTGGGTGTGATTGAATTACAGGACATTATCAAAACCGGTATCAGCGAACGTTTCGAGCGGCTTCGAAAAATGGGTGTGAAAACAGTTATGGTGACGGGAGATAATCCACTGACTGCCAAATTTATTGCAGAAAAAGCCGGTGTGGACGATTTCATTGCCGAAGCCAAACCGGAGGATAAAATGAATTACATCAGACGGGAGCAGGAAAGCGGTAAGCTGGTAGCGATGATGGGGGATGGTACCAATGACGCGCCGGCACTCGCACAGGCCGATGTGGGTGTAGCCATGAACAGTGGTACCCAGGCAGCCAAAGAAGCCGGTAATATGGTCGATCTGGACAATGATCCTACCAAGCTCATCGAGATCGTGGAAATAGGAAAACAGCTTCTGATGACCCGCGGCACGCTGACGACCTTTTCGATCGCCAATGACGTCGCCAAGTATTTTGCCATCATTCCCGCGCTGTTTATTACATCGATCCCCGCCCTGAAAGGCTTGAATATCATGAACCTGAACAGCCCGGAAAGCGCAATCCTCTCAGCGGTTATCTTTAATGCCATCATTATCCCTTTCCTGATCCCGCTGGCGCTGGGGGGTGTCACCTACAAACCGATTGGAGCAAGTGCTTTACTCAGGCGTAACCTTTTCATCTATGGCCTTGGTGGCGTGATCGTCCCATTTATCGGAATCAAGGTGATCGATCTGATGGTAAGTATCTGGATTTAA
- the kdpA gene encoding potassium-transporting ATPase subunit KdpA: protein MNTELIGIIAMFAFTVAFAVPFGKYIAKVYGGGRTPLDPIFNPIEKLFFRISGIDEKAEMNWKQHLAALLTINFVWFLLGMLVLMNQGWLPLNPDGNPGQSADLAFNTSISFVVNCNLQHYSGESGLSYLSQLFLMFLHFVTAGTGMAAAAVLFMALRERTTDKLGNFYSLLLQSCTRILLPVSMVIAIILAFNGTPMTFDGKDTIINMQGDTVGVSTGPVAAFVAIKHVGTNGGGYYGANSAHPLENPNYLSNMVEMFGQLIVPMAMVFAFGFFLRRRKMAWMIFGVMTIGFLILTAPTIIWENGGNPAITAMGIDNSAGAMEGKEVRLGSTASAFWSIATTVISTGSVNSMHDSFTPLSGMTQMLAMMTNAFYGGVGAGMLNFFIFIILAVFISGLMVGRTPEFLGKKVEGREMKIAMIVALLHPLLILAGTALAAAFPEITSGTLNNPGFHGFSEMLYEYTSSSANNGSGFEGLGDNNPWWNISTGFVLILSRYIPIIGPIAIAGLMANKKYIPESAGTLRTDSGTFGVMILAVIFIITALSFFPALTLGPIAEYFSMH, encoded by the coding sequence ATGAACACTGAGTTAATTGGAATCATTGCCATGTTTGCCTTTACGGTTGCCTTCGCTGTACCGTTCGGGAAGTACATCGCCAAAGTTTATGGTGGGGGAAGGACCCCTCTGGACCCCATTTTTAATCCCATCGAAAAATTATTTTTTCGTATCAGCGGGATAGATGAAAAAGCCGAAATGAACTGGAAACAGCATCTGGCTGCACTGCTGACGATCAACTTCGTCTGGTTCCTTTTGGGCATGTTAGTACTGATGAACCAGGGATGGCTCCCCTTAAACCCTGACGGTAATCCGGGTCAGAGTGCAGACCTGGCTTTTAATACCAGCATATCTTTTGTGGTGAACTGTAATTTGCAGCATTATTCGGGAGAGTCGGGCCTGAGCTACCTGTCGCAGCTGTTTCTGATGTTTCTTCACTTTGTAACCGCAGGTACAGGTATGGCCGCCGCTGCGGTGCTTTTTATGGCACTCCGCGAGCGGACCACGGACAAGCTGGGTAATTTTTATAGTTTACTGCTTCAATCCTGTACCAGGATTCTGTTGCCTGTTTCGATGGTAATCGCCATCATTCTGGCCTTCAACGGAACGCCAATGACGTTTGATGGAAAGGATACCATCATTAATATGCAAGGGGATACTGTGGGGGTTTCTACCGGACCTGTAGCGGCATTTGTCGCAATCAAACACGTAGGTACCAATGGGGGCGGGTATTACGGTGCCAACTCGGCCCACCCGCTGGAAAATCCGAACTACCTCAGCAACATGGTCGAAATGTTTGGTCAGCTGATTGTACCCATGGCAATGGTATTTGCCTTTGGCTTCTTTTTGCGCCGCCGGAAAATGGCCTGGATGATATTCGGGGTCATGACCATTGGCTTTCTGATATTGACCGCGCCCACCATTATCTGGGAGAATGGCGGAAACCCGGCGATTACCGCCATGGGTATTGATAACAGCGCGGGTGCTATGGAAGGAAAGGAAGTAAGGCTGGGAAGTACCGCTTCGGCATTCTGGAGTATAGCCACCACAGTTATCTCCACCGGATCGGTCAACTCAATGCACGACAGCTTCACACCCTTGTCGGGAATGACGCAGATGCTGGCCATGATGACCAACGCATTTTATGGTGGGGTAGGAGCGGGTATGCTCAATTTTTTCATCTTCATTATTCTGGCTGTCTTTATTTCTGGACTGATGGTGGGGCGTACTCCCGAGTTTTTGGGTAAAAAGGTAGAAGGCAGGGAAATGAAGATCGCGATGATCGTAGCGTTGCTACACCCGTTACTGATTTTGGCAGGGACAGCGCTGGCGGCAGCTTTTCCGGAAATCACTTCCGGTACACTGAATAACCCAGGTTTCCACGGTTTTAGCGAAATGCTTTACGAATACACTTCTTCTTCTGCCAACAACGGGAGCGGCTTTGAGGGGCTTGGGGACAACAATCCCTGGTGGAATATTTCGACAGGATTTGTATTGATTCTGTCACGTTATATCCCGATCATCGGACCCATCGCCATTGCCGGACTTATGGCAAATAAAAAGTATATCCCCGAGAGTGCAGGTACGCTGCGTACGGATTCGGGTACATTCGGGGTCATGATTCTGGCTGTCATTTTCATTATCACCGCCTTGTCGTTCTTTCCTGCTCTCACGCTCGGTCCCATTGCAGAATATTTCAGCATGCATTAG
- a CDS encoding potassium-transporting ATPase subunit F, whose translation MKKSDTMAALFIISIGVFAYICYVLLKPEKF comes from the coding sequence TTGAAAAAATCTGACACCATGGCAGCGCTGTTTATCATATCCATCGGGGTTTTTGCCTACATCTGTTATGTATTGCTCAAACCCGAAAAATTCTAA